One genomic window of Clostridium taeniosporum includes the following:
- a CDS encoding peptidoglycan D,D-transpeptidase FtsI family protein, whose amino-acid sequence MKDISDSVKKVMIVFLFCFVALISYIAYFQVFNAPAIAEQQGNKRLNARRNEVLRGTIYDRNQNPLTKSERKNALTQKREYVYGDLYTHVLGYVDPVYRATGLEASYDKELSTYSSISNTFLNLTKDFSMENLKNAFNNRKEEENKIGNSIITTLNTDIQKVAYDALGNNKGAVVALDPKTGEVLAMVSKPTYDPNNLKASMEAANEGSADDSPLINRATGGLYPPGSTFKTVTLTSALENIAGITDRQFQDDGKLVFNDSHSLSNAGGAAYGSLDLKEAFRVSSNVVFGGLAMELGNDKLKTTAEKFGFNNSIEADGFIIQKSKFPTLKSYEVGSIAQSGIGQSSILTTPMQMALVTSTIANDGVMMKPKLVNKVIDKDGNTVKTVNSKKIKQVMDANEAAIITDYMKNLVDSRVNGSWRVFSGTEACGKTGTADYKLPNGRDAKPHSWFIGFAPENNPKVAVAVIVENGGFGAGIAAQVAGKVIQSSLSQ is encoded by the coding sequence ATGAAAGATATTTCAGATAGTGTAAAAAAAGTAATGATAGTTTTTCTATTTTGTTTTGTAGCACTTATTTCATATATAGCATATTTTCAAGTGTTTAATGCACCAGCAATAGCAGAACAACAGGGAAATAAAAGATTAAATGCAAGAAGAAATGAGGTCCTAAGGGGAACGATATATGATAGAAATCAAAATCCGTTAACTAAAAGTGAGAGAAAAAATGCTCTCACTCAAAAAAGAGAATATGTATATGGTGACTTATATACTCATGTTTTAGGATATGTTGATCCAGTATATAGAGCTACAGGATTAGAAGCATCATATGACAAAGAGTTATCAACATATAGTTCTATAAGTAATACATTTTTAAATTTAACTAAAGATTTTTCAATGGAAAATTTAAAGAATGCATTTAATAATAGAAAAGAAGAAGAAAACAAGATAGGTAATAGTATTATAACTACATTGAATACGGATATTCAAAAGGTTGCATATGATGCTCTTGGAAATAATAAAGGAGCAGTAGTGGCTTTAGATCCTAAGACAGGAGAAGTTCTTGCTATGGTATCTAAACCAACATATGATCCTAACAATTTAAAAGCATCAATGGAAGCAGCTAATGAGGGCAGTGCGGATGATAGTCCACTTATAAATAGAGCCACAGGAGGATTGTATCCACCCGGTTCAACATTCAAAACAGTAACTCTTACAAGTGCTTTAGAGAATATCGCAGGAATAACTGATAGACAGTTCCAAGATGATGGTAAACTTGTATTTAATGATAGTCATTCATTAAGTAATGCAGGTGGAGCAGCTTATGGAAGTTTAGATTTAAAAGAAGCTTTCAGAGTTTCAAGTAATGTTGTTTTTGGAGGATTAGCCATGGAGCTAGGAAATGACAAATTAAAAACTACAGCAGAAAAGTTTGGATTTAATAATTCAATAGAAGCAGATGGCTTTATAATACAAAAGAGTAAATTTCCAACTCTTAAAAGTTATGAAGTAGGTAGTATAGCTCAATCTGGTATAGGTCAAAGTAGCATTTTAACAACGCCTATGCAAATGGCTTTAGTTACTAGTACCATAGCTAATGATGGTGTTATGATGAAACCTAAATTAGTTAATAAAGTTATTGATAAAGATGGAAATACAGTTAAAACAGTTAACTCTAAAAAAATTAAACAGGTTATGGATGCAAATGAAGCAGCTATAATAACTGATTATATGAAAAATCTAGTTGATTCTAGAGTTAATGGAAGTTGGAGAGTATTTAGTGGTACAGAAGCTTGTGGTAAAACAGGAACAGCAGACTATAAATTACCAAATGGTAGAGATGCTAAACCACATTCATGGTTTATAGGATTTGCACCAGAAAATAATCCCAAAGTTGCAGTTGCTGTTATTGTTGAAAATGGAGGATTTGGTGCTGGAATAGCTGCACAAGTAGCGGGGAAAGTTATACAATCTTCATTATCTCAATAA
- a CDS encoding FtsW/RodA/SpoVE family cell cycle protein, which produces MILTYILCMSLFVNLAILKDPIDKGAIYMGAIICVLITVAKLLMNKFYPNGDRFLFIFSCILSVIGISMLYRLNSAVAIKQLIWVIIGIIVYMFIVILIPDIREFAKYKNVFLILTLILMPLALIHGTEINGARNWVRIAGTSFQPSEFGKIVFVLYIASAIQKYEDKNNIKGDFKQLWEPALVVMFSLGAMVLQKDLGSALIFFGISVTMLYVGTGKKKYVVISLILFLIGAFVAYKLFGHVRQRVEIWRDPWSDPSGLGYQIVEGMYAISSGGLFGSGLGQGYPGFIPINTSDFIFAVICEELGIIIGLGIMIIYFLMFYRGMRYAVFIKDRFSQLTAVGFSAMIACQVLVIIGGVFAVIPLTGITLPLISYGGSSVITMFFALSILQKISEED; this is translated from the coding sequence ATGATATTGACATATATATTATGTATGTCTCTTTTTGTGAATTTAGCTATTTTAAAAGATCCAATAGATAAAGGTGCAATATATATGGGGGCAATAATATGTGTGTTAATAACAGTGGCTAAGCTTTTGATGAACAAATTTTATCCTAATGGAGATAGGTTTTTATTTATATTTTCATGCATATTATCGGTTATAGGTATTTCTATGTTATATAGGTTGAATTCTGCAGTTGCTATAAAACAATTAATTTGGGTTATAATTGGAATAATAGTATATATGTTTATAGTAATTTTAATACCTGATATACGGGAATTTGCAAAATATAAAAATGTATTTTTAATTCTAACATTAATATTAATGCCATTAGCATTAATACATGGAACAGAAATTAATGGTGCTAGAAACTGGGTTAGGATTGCAGGAACTAGTTTCCAACCATCAGAATTCGGGAAAATAGTATTTGTATTATATATTGCATCAGCTATTCAAAAATATGAAGACAAAAACAATATAAAAGGAGATTTTAAGCAACTTTGGGAGCCAGCTTTGGTGGTAATGTTTTCATTAGGAGCTATGGTACTTCAAAAGGATTTAGGCTCTGCTTTAATATTCTTTGGAATATCAGTAACTATGCTTTATGTTGGAACCGGTAAAAAGAAATATGTAGTAATAAGTCTTATATTATTTTTAATTGGTGCATTTGTAGCATATAAATTATTTGGTCATGTAAGACAAAGAGTTGAAATATGGAGAGATCCATGGAGTGATCCAAGTGGATTAGGTTATCAAATAGTTGAAGGAATGTATGCTATATCATCAGGTGGGTTATTTGGTAGTGGACTTGGTCAAGGATATCCAGGGTTTATTCCTATAAATACATCAGATTTTATTTTTGCAGTAATTTGTGAAGAACTTGGAATAATAATTGGTCTTGGAATTATGATAATATATTTTTTAATGTTCTATAGAGGAATGAGATATGCAGTTTTTATAAAAGATAGATTTTCTCAATTAACTGCAGTTGGTTTTAGTGCAATGATAGCTTGTCAGGTATTAGTTATTATAGGCGGAGTTTTTGCAGTAATACCTTTAACAGGCATAACTTTACCACTTATCAGTTATGGTGGTTCCTCAGTTATAACTATGTTTTTTGCTCTTTCAATACTGCAAAAAATATCAGAGGAGGACTAA
- a CDS encoding FHA domain-containing protein yields the protein MDFSKISAGIFATIFIVVLYFIIYYALKIMYKDIKGGGRRRRPSHSRGSFGLEVLKLGESIDLKEGSVIPIRNDLTIGRKSENSISLSDQHVSGNHARVFIRNTGLFVEDLNSTNGTYVNGNRIKGKQKLSNKDEIRIGTSIFKVLS from the coding sequence GCAGGAATATTTGCAACAATTTTCATTGTGGTTTTATATTTTATAATTTATTATGCTTTAAAAATAATGTATAAAGATATAAAAGGTGGAGGAAGAAGAAGAAGACCATCTCATTCTAGAGGTAGTTTTGGATTAGAGGTATTAAAGTTAGGCGAATCTATAGATTTAAAAGAGGGCTCGGTAATTCCAATAAGAAATGATTTAACGATTGGAAGAAAAAGTGAAAATTCTATTTCTCTTTCAGATCAGCATGTTTCAGGCAATCATGCGAGAGTATTTATAAGAAATACTGGACTGTTTGTAGAAGATTTAAATAGTACTAACGGAACTTATGTTAATGGTAATAGAATAAAAGGGAAACAAAAATTATCTAATAAAGATGAAATAAGAATAGGTACTTCTATATTTAAAGTTCTTAGCTAG